The genomic region TCGCCCAAGACCCGCGAGCTCACCGTGACCCTGGTGGGTGAACCCGTGGCGCAAACCACCCTGCAGGACGTGCGCGCGCGCCTGAGCGAGGCCGGGCTTGCCGGGGCCGCCCTGCGGGTGTTCCAGACCCGCGAGCCCGTGGACGTGCTGGCTTCCCAGGGGGATGACGCAGACAAGGCGACACTCTTGGCCCGCAAGCTCCTGGCCGAGCGCGAGGCCGCGATCACCAGGCTCAAGGGCGAACTCGCCGCGCGCGACGCCCCGTGGCTGGACCACGCGCAGGACATGGCCAGCGAGCTTGCCGCACAGTGGCCGGGCATCAAGGACGTGGTCATCGGCGCGGGAACAACGACGGAGACCGTGGGCGCCCTCGGCGAGGCGGCTGCAACGGCGGCGCACGGGAAGACGAAGCGACCGGCCACGCCTGGCGAGGCTGTCCTCTCTGCCCCGCCAGAGGAACAGAACGCAGCAGCAGAGCAGCCCCCCGGACCGGACACGGCCTTTTTGAGCGCCACCATGACACGCAGGCCTTCCACGGCCGAGCGCAAGCGCATGGAGGCCTGGTTCCAGGCGCGCACCAAGGCCCCGGCCGTGCGGGTGCAGATCGGCGTCGCCCCTCCGCCGCGCAAGGCCAAGCGGGGCTGAGAAGCATCCCGCCCGGTCCGACGCTCCACGCGGCGGCACGGCCGAACGCTTCGTCCAGACGGCGCTTCGGGAGCGGGTCTGCGCCGCCAACTGCGCCAGCCCAAAGAAAAGAGCCAGCGGGTTGCCCCGCCGGCTCCAGAATTACATTTACTCGCGCATGCGCGCAGCGTTACGGAATCAAACGCCCACCAGCCGGATTGGACTGGTTGTGGACAGCGCCTTGCAACGCCGCGGCTAGCCCTTGACCTGCCCCAGCCGCGCCAGGCAGATGGCCGCGGCCTGGGCCACGTTCAGGGAATCGAACTCCCGCCGGAAGGGAATGGACAGGCGCTGCTGGCAATGCCCGGACACCCCGTGCCGCACGCCCTTTTCCTCCCCGCCCATGACCAGCACCGCGGGCAGCCGGATCTCGGCCGCGAACAGGTCCTCGCCTTCGGAATCCGCACAGAGGATGGACAGCCCAGCGTCGGCGCAGGCGTCCAGCGCCTGGCTCATGTTGGTGACGCGGGCCACGGGCAGATGGTGCAGGGCGCCGGCGCTTGCGCGCATGGCCCCGGAGCCGACATAGGCCCCGCCGTGGCGCGGCACGATGAGCCCGGCCGCGCCCAGGGCCCAGGCCGTGCGGGCGATGGCCCCCATGTTGCCGGGATCCTGCACCTGGTCCAAGGCCAGCAGCACGGGCAGAGGCGCATCGGCCACGGCGGCGATGAGCGCGTCCAGGTCGGCGTACTCCACGGCGGCGGTGACGGCCACCACGCCCTGATGCGTGCCGGAATGCAGGCGGCGCAGGAACACGTCATCCACGAAATGGACCTTGACGCGGTTCTCGTCGGCCAAGGCGACGATTTCCTGCACCCTGGCCTCGCGCAGGCCCTTGCGCACGTACACGGCGTCGATACGGCGCGGGGCGGAAAGCAGCAATTCGCGCACGGGATTGCGCCCGGCGGTGACGCTCTTGCCCTCCTCCAGCGCCTCCGGCCCGGAAGACTCGGCCGCCGGGCGCGCCGGGGCCTTGGCCTGCGCGGCGGGGGCGCGACCCTCGCGCCGGGGCGGACGCGCATCGCGGGCGTTTTTGGCGGG from Humidesulfovibrio mexicanus harbors:
- the rlmB gene encoding 23S rRNA (guanosine(2251)-2'-O)-methyltransferase RlmB, encoding MADSKKSPRPKGSRTSGNTGGSGWSTSRPGGKNGGKPAGKGGQERRSGAGKSVRKPGGSPQGGHARREDDPRISGGYGKPRAERKAPSKAPRPAPVDDFDFDLDVDLSGEAPAAFPSPARPAKNARDARPPRREGRAPAAQAKAPARPAAESSGPEALEEGKSVTAGRNPVRELLLSAPRRIDAVYVRKGLREARVQEIVALADENRVKVHFVDDVFLRRLHSGTHQGVVAVTAAVEYADLDALIAAVADAPLPVLLALDQVQDPGNMGAIARTAWALGAAGLIVPRHGGAYVGSGAMRASAGALHHLPVARVTNMSQALDACADAGLSILCADSEGEDLFAAEIRLPAVLVMGGEEKGVRHGVSGHCQQRLSIPFRREFDSLNVAQAAAICLARLGQVKG